The genomic window TATTTTCACGTTCTCATGTTCGTAAAGCACAAAAGGGACGAATAAAAGGAGAAGATTTATATGTTGCTTATGGTCAAACCAATGCAGGTAGATATCTAATTATCTTTTTTGTTCGCAAAAATAAAACCTCAGCATTACCAATTTCAGCAAGAGACATGACTCAATCAGAACGTAGATATTATGAACAACAAACCTAAAATTATTGATCCCATCCCTGAAGAATTTTCTAGTTACGAAGCAGCAGCAGAATTTTGGGATACTCATGATACAACTGACTATTTAGATGACTTTGAAACTGTACAATTAGAAGCAGAGTTACAACAGCGACATTTTGAAGTTGAAATTGATGAAGATATTATGGAAGTTTTATCTCAACAAGCTCAAAAAAAAGGTGTTGCTATTAGTCAATTAGTAAATGATGTATTGAGAGAAAAACTAGAACAAGCAGCTTAACCAAAATGCAAAAGCCTTATATTAAGTTAATACAAGCAAATCAAGGAAGTAAT from Crocosphaera subtropica ATCC 51142 includes these protein-coding regions:
- a CDS encoding BrnT family toxin; this translates as MQLYEIIWKDQFIEKLAVKHGVRTDEVEEVLFSRSHVRKAQKGRIKGEDLYVAYGQTNAGRYLIIFFVRKNKTSALPISARDMTQSERRYYEQQT
- a CDS encoding BrnA antitoxin family protein, translated to MNNKPKIIDPIPEEFSSYEAAAEFWDTHDTTDYLDDFETVQLEAELQQRHFEVEIDEDIMEVLSQQAQKKGVAISQLVNDVLREKLEQAA